The following proteins come from a genomic window of Nostoc sp. TCL26-01:
- the sufD gene encoding Fe-S cluster assembly protein SufD: MTMQVSPSAVPNSDAVSLTSALLDRDADLVGLLNQVSTPVTEGWLQEIRNSAANWVRHSTIPSTREEEWRFTDLSQLRRVEFHRPVETWRDGVETLGDGVETSVRLVFVNGVYAPTLSTTSDLPAGVIVGNLLDLPITEQERVQKYLAQSEGALEVFTALNTAGISDVAVVLVAKNVVVETPIHLLFISLASDTATISQPRCLVVAEGGSQVSLVEEYVTPDEAGVYLTNAVTEIAIADNAQVMHTRVERESTQAFHIGKTAVTQARYSRYTCHAISLGGKLSRHNLEILQTGEQTETILNGLTMVADQQVADTHSAIALNHPYGTTKQLHKCIVGDRAHAIFNGKVFVPKPAQLTDAAQLNRNLLLSSKARVDTKPQLEITADNVKCAHGATVSQLEDDEIFYLQSRGIDANDARKLLVNAFAAEIINQIPISSLREILLNTVTTFKALTNDQ; the protein is encoded by the coding sequence ATGACGATGCAAGTTTCTCCTAGTGCAGTTCCTAACTCGGATGCGGTGAGTTTGACTTCAGCTTTGTTAGATAGGGATGCTGATTTAGTTGGGTTGTTAAATCAGGTAAGCACACCAGTAACAGAAGGGTGGTTGCAGGAAATCCGCAATAGTGCAGCTAATTGGGTGCGTCATTCCACTATCCCTAGCACCCGTGAGGAAGAATGGCGATTTACCGATTTATCACAATTGCGGCGTGTGGAATTTCATCGTCCGGTGGAAACGTGGCGTGATGGTGTGGAAACGTTGGGTGATGGTGTGGAAACGTCGGTACGGTTGGTGTTTGTCAATGGTGTTTATGCACCGACATTATCCACAACCTCCGATTTACCTGCGGGTGTAATTGTCGGTAATTTACTAGATTTACCCATCACAGAACAAGAGCGTGTACAAAAATATCTAGCACAATCTGAGGGCGCACTAGAGGTATTTACCGCACTCAATACGGCGGGAATATCTGATGTGGCTGTGGTGTTGGTGGCGAAGAATGTCGTTGTGGAAACGCCAATACATTTATTATTTATCTCCCTTGCTAGTGACACCGCGACCATTTCCCAACCCCGATGTTTAGTGGTGGCTGAAGGTGGTTCCCAAGTGAGTTTGGTTGAGGAATATGTCACCCCGGATGAAGCAGGGGTTTACCTCACCAACGCAGTTACGGAAATTGCGATCGCTGACAATGCCCAAGTGATGCACACTAGAGTTGAGAGGGAAAGTACACAGGCTTTCCACATTGGCAAAACTGCGGTGACGCAAGCACGTTACAGTCGCTATACTTGTCACGCCATTAGTTTAGGTGGGAAGTTATCACGCCATAATTTAGAAATTTTGCAAACTGGTGAGCAAACAGAAACCATACTCAATGGTTTGACGATGGTTGCTGATCAGCAAGTGGCTGATACTCATAGTGCGATCGCTCTCAATCATCCCTATGGTACAACTAAGCAATTGCATAAATGTATTGTCGGCGATCGCGCTCATGCTATCTTCAATGGTAAAGTCTTTGTACCCAAACCAGCCCAGTTAACAGATGCAGCCCAGTTAAACCGTAACTTGCTGCTATCATCTAAAGCCAGAGTTGACACCAAACCCCAATTAGAAATTACCGCCGATAACGTCAAATGCGCTCACGGTGCAACCGTTAGCCAATTAGAAGACGATGAAATATTCTATCTCCAAAGTCGCGGCATCGATGCCAACGACGCAAGAAAATTATTAGTTAACGCCTTCGCCGCCGAAATCATCAACCAAATCCCCATATCCTCATTACGAGAAATATTACTCAACACCGTCACCACTTTTAAAGCCCTGACCAATGACCAATGA
- a CDS encoding catalase: protein MSQEHEPEILTTDAGIPVSDNQNSLTAGSRGPLLMQDFYLIEKMAHFNRERIPERVVHAKGSGAYGTFTVTEDITQYTKAKLFSQIGKQTEVIARFSTVAGERGAADAERDVRGFAVKFYTEEGNWDMVGNNTPVFFVRDPLKFSDFIHTQKRDPQTNLRNPTAMWDFWSLSPESLHQVTILFSDRGLPQGHRHMNGYGSHTYSFINAANERFWVKFHFKTLQGIENLTNAEASQIVGEDRESAQRDLFYAIARGDYPQWRFLVQIMPEADADKTPYNPFDLTKVWPHRDYPLIEVGILELNRNPENYFAELEQSAFAPSNVVPGISFSPDKMLQARILSYTDAHRYRLGVNYESLPVNCPHATKAHTYHRDGLMRHDDNAKGAVNYEPNSFGGPVADPQHQEPPLKISGDGDRYNHRDGNEDYSQAGNLFRLLPQDEQQRLFRNIAAAMQGVPSFIIKRQLAHFRQADPAYGEGVAKALGLSVSPK, encoded by the coding sequence ATGAGTCAAGAACATGAACCGGAAATATTGACGACTGATGCCGGCATTCCTGTCAGTGATAACCAAAATTCATTGACTGCGGGTTCACGTGGCCCTTTACTGATGCAGGATTTTTACCTGATCGAGAAAATGGCTCACTTCAATCGGGAACGAATTCCCGAAAGGGTAGTTCATGCTAAAGGTTCAGGGGCATATGGTACTTTTACAGTCACTGAGGATATTACTCAATACACTAAAGCCAAACTCTTCTCGCAAATTGGCAAACAAACCGAGGTGATTGCCCGTTTTTCGACAGTGGCGGGTGAACGAGGTGCAGCAGATGCCGAGCGAGATGTGCGGGGATTTGCCGTCAAGTTTTATACGGAAGAAGGTAACTGGGACATGGTAGGTAACAATACCCCTGTCTTCTTTGTCCGCGATCCTTTGAAATTCAGCGATTTTATTCACACTCAAAAGCGCGATCCTCAAACAAATTTGCGTAATCCCACCGCTATGTGGGATTTTTGGTCACTTTCTCCAGAGAGTCTACATCAGGTGACAATTCTGTTTAGCGATCGCGGTTTGCCCCAAGGACATCGCCACATGAACGGTTATGGTAGCCATACCTACAGTTTCATCAATGCAGCAAATGAACGTTTTTGGGTAAAATTCCATTTCAAAACCTTACAGGGCATTGAGAATCTCACAAACGCCGAAGCTAGCCAAATTGTCGGGGAAGACAGAGAAAGCGCCCAACGTGATTTATTTTATGCGATCGCCAGGGGTGACTATCCCCAGTGGCGTTTCCTGGTGCAGATTATGCCAGAAGCGGATGCCGATAAAACTCCTTACAATCCTTTTGACCTGACTAAAGTCTGGCCGCACAGAGATTATCCTCTAATTGAAGTAGGTATTTTAGAATTAAACCGCAATCCAGAAAACTACTTTGCCGAACTAGAACAATCGGCCTTTGCCCCTTCTAATGTAGTCCCAGGAATTTCTTTCAGTCCCGATAAAATGCTCCAGGCTAGGATTTTGTCTTACACTGATGCCCATCGCTATCGTTTGGGAGTCAATTATGAAAGCCTGCCGGTGAATTGTCCCCACGCCACCAAAGCCCACACCTATCATCGGGATGGTTTGATGCGCCACGATGATAACGCTAAAGGTGCTGTGAATTACGAACCAAACAGCTTTGGTGGACCTGTTGCCGATCCTCAACACCAAGAACCACCACTAAAAATTTCTGGTGATGGCGATCGCTACAACCACCGTGATGGTAATGAAGATTATAGTCAAGCTGGCAACCTGTTTCGTTTATTACCGCAAGACGAACAGCAAAGATTATTCCGCAACATTGCCGCAGCTATGCAAGGTGTACCCTCATTTATCATCAAGCGACAACTAGCCCACTTTAGGCAAGCTGATCCAGCCTACGGTGAAGGCGTAGCTAAAGCACTTGGTCTTTCTGTATCACCAAAATGA
- the sufB gene encoding Fe-S cluster assembly protein SufB, whose translation MSATVKTLVNQPYKYGFVTDIEADTIPRGLSEDVVRLISAKKNEPEFMLEFRLRAYRQWQKMTEPTWPSVKYPPIDYQDIIYYSAPKQKKAKLNSLDEVDPTLLETFEKLGISLSEQKRLANVAVDAIFDSVSVATTFKEKLAQDGVIFCSISEALQEHPELVKKYLGSVVPIADNYFAALNAAVFSDGSFVYIPKGVKCPMELSTYFRINSGDTGQFERTLIVAEEGSYVSYLEGCTAPMYDSNQLHAAVVELVALDNAEIKYSTVQNWYAGDVNGKGGIYNFVTKRGLCQGVNSKISWTQVETGSAITWKYPSCVLVGDNSVGEFYSVALTNNMQQADTGTKMIHIGKNTRSTIISKGISAGKSSNSYRGLVKINPKAEGARNYSQCDSMLIGDNAHANTFPYIQVQNNTGKVEHEASTSKIGEDQLFYFAQRGISSEDAISMMISGFCKDVFNQLPMEFAVEADKLLSLKLEGSVG comes from the coding sequence ATGAGTGCCACTGTTAAAACCCTAGTCAACCAACCCTACAAGTACGGCTTTGTCACCGATATTGAAGCCGACACTATCCCGCGTGGACTAAGTGAGGACGTTGTCCGCCTAATCTCCGCCAAAAAGAACGAACCGGAGTTTATGCTAGAATTTCGCCTCAGAGCTTACCGCCAGTGGCAAAAAATGACGGAACCAACCTGGCCTAGCGTTAAGTATCCGCCGATAGACTACCAGGATATCATCTATTATTCAGCACCAAAACAAAAAAAAGCCAAGCTCAACAGCTTAGATGAAGTTGATCCCACCCTCCTAGAAACTTTTGAGAAGTTGGGTATCTCTCTATCAGAGCAAAAACGTCTAGCCAATGTGGCAGTAGATGCGATTTTCGATAGCGTTTCTGTCGCTACTACTTTTAAAGAGAAGCTAGCTCAAGATGGTGTGATTTTCTGCTCGATTTCGGAAGCACTACAAGAACATCCTGAACTCGTCAAGAAATATCTGGGTAGTGTTGTACCCATTGCTGATAACTATTTTGCTGCCCTCAACGCGGCTGTATTTAGTGACGGTTCCTTTGTCTACATTCCCAAAGGGGTGAAATGTCCGATGGAACTGTCTACCTACTTCCGCATCAACTCTGGTGATACGGGACAGTTTGAGCGTACTTTGATTGTGGCTGAGGAAGGTAGCTACGTTTCTTATCTGGAAGGTTGCACCGCGCCGATGTACGATAGCAACCAACTCCACGCGGCGGTGGTGGAACTTGTTGCCCTTGACAATGCTGAGATTAAATACTCCACAGTCCAGAACTGGTATGCTGGCGATGTTAACGGCAAAGGTGGGATTTACAACTTCGTTACCAAGCGCGGTTTGTGTCAAGGTGTCAATTCTAAAATTTCCTGGACACAAGTAGAAACTGGTTCCGCTATTACTTGGAAGTATCCCAGTTGCGTGTTGGTGGGTGATAACTCTGTTGGGGAATTTTACTCGGTGGCGCTGACAAATAATATGCAGCAAGCTGACACCGGCACGAAAATGATTCATATCGGCAAGAACACCCGCAGCACAATTATTTCTAAAGGTATCTCCGCAGGTAAATCTAGTAATAGTTACCGGGGTTTGGTGAAAATCAATCCCAAGGCTGAAGGCGCACGTAACTATTCTCAATGTGACTCGATGTTAATTGGGGACAATGCCCACGCTAACACTTTCCCCTATATTCAAGTGCAGAATAACACAGGGAAGGTAGAACATGAAGCGTCTACTTCTAAAATTGGGGAAGATCAGTTATTTTACTTTGCTCAACGGGGCATTTCTTCTGAAGACGCTATTTCGATGATGATTAGTGGCTTTTGTAAGGATGTCTTTAATCAGCTACCGATGGAGTTTGCGGTGGAGGCTGATAAGTTGTTGAGTTTGAAGTTGGAAGGTAGTGTGGGTTAA
- a CDS encoding response regulator transcription factor encodes MTQKNPIHILIVDDHPVVRQGLAAMIDREPDMAVVGQVCNGYEAVVAFRQHQPDVTLMDLRMPEMDGVAAITAICGEFANSRIIVLTTYDGDEDIYRGLKAGAKGYLLKDAEPDELLTAIRLVNAGKKYIPASVGAKLAERIGVLQLSGRELEVIRLMATGMNNQEIGAVLQISEGTVKYHVNNILSKLGVSDRIQAVITALKRGIVSLE; translated from the coding sequence ATGACTCAGAAAAATCCCATCCACATCCTGATTGTTGATGATCATCCCGTCGTTCGTCAGGGTTTGGCGGCGATGATAGATAGGGAACCGGATATGGCTGTTGTCGGTCAGGTTTGTAATGGGTACGAAGCTGTTGTGGCATTTCGTCAACATCAACCCGATGTCACACTGATGGATTTACGGATGCCGGAGATGGATGGAGTCGCCGCTATTACTGCTATCTGTGGTGAGTTTGCCAATTCCCGAATTATCGTCCTGACTACCTACGACGGTGATGAAGACATCTATCGAGGATTAAAAGCAGGAGCCAAGGGTTATTTATTGAAAGATGCCGAACCTGATGAACTACTGACAGCAATTCGTTTAGTAAACGCTGGTAAGAAATATATTCCCGCATCAGTAGGAGCCAAATTAGCCGAGCGCATCGGTGTTTTACAACTAAGTGGACGAGAATTAGAAGTGATTCGCCTCATGGCCACAGGGATGAATAACCAAGAAATCGGTGCAGTATTGCAGATATCAGAGGGAACTGTGAAGTATCACGTTAATAATATTCTCAGCAAATTGGGCGTAAGCGATCGCATCCAAGCCGTAATTACAGCCCTGAAACGCGGAATTGTCAGTCTGGAGTAG
- a CDS encoding GAF domain-containing protein gives MVGAKCTNADTTQPGESQQIWLRAEQEQVAAPNQLRENHDIVGDRILEATATAANAFLAIENFDEAVNTALKMIGESLDCDRVAVIENFPHPSAPLHCWKILYEWNSPHTVAQMSHPQQSQGIYETGGIAEWYEQMCQGKSISYPLAAMPEPFRSGQAALGVKVLHVVPIFVEGQCWGAFGFDDCREEKRRGLAELALLKTVAACIGSAIQRQRIQQTEQKRTAELARVNEELQQRDRLLSVVAQVTKNLLETADIDVAIPTALQAIGEVANISRVQLLLEQQNPATQKLQHCVTYEWVAEGIVPQINHPTMAIIDNDDVEMMLTELYAGRSIWRTVDHFPDVIRVQFESLDIKSSGGVPLFIAGHYIGAVTFDDCLAPRHWSQQEIDVLTTAAEGIGAALHRKQLVERLIAERARTAEERVAELSKANTALKNSLDRLAADSELDSFLSHVILEIKRQLNAERSHLFLYDPTTHTLRLHLGSEKDQVLPKDQLQNIEPFLEPIPADITKGWEILVQTKQPLEFPIWDNAHPEHWPQALVWHRQQGHQTAMCIPLMLGDTAIGFLGLAFTQKATLNPEEFELAQALAHQATLAIQLTQLAEQAKQAAILKEQEKAAKKQIAELVRANESLRGCVNRLADEPNLETFWEHILLEASAQSKSYAAALFLYDESTNTKLMKRYVRQGQVLPIKTTPELEPFRVPIKGSIVSVWKAALFRGEAIFFNLDHWREQEVDYGVRWHRRQGHRSIVRVPLILGSRPLGFIGLCFREPRTSLPQNIELIMALAQQATLALHLTHLAENSRQAAILEERNRMAREIHDTLAQAFTGVIVQLGAALRIVPNELAEVQAHITQARDLAREGLSEARRSVNALRPQILETSNLSKALNRLAAQMSASIDTQTICNVIGQVYPLSVEIENNLLRIGQEALTNAIKHASAREIKLELVYEPTQLLMQIKDNGEGFDPDSLSIVKGFGLIGIKERCDRIGAHLTIQSIPGQGTEITILINRI, from the coding sequence GTGGTGGGTGCTAAGTGTACTAACGCCGACACAACACAACCAGGAGAATCACAGCAAATTTGGCTGCGTGCTGAACAAGAACAGGTTGCAGCACCAAACCAATTGCGAGAAAATCATGACATCGTAGGCGATCGCATTTTAGAAGCAACCGCAACAGCTGCTAATGCTTTTCTGGCGATAGAAAACTTTGATGAAGCAGTGAATACTGCACTAAAAATGATTGGGGAAAGTTTAGATTGCGATCGCGTTGCTGTAATTGAGAATTTTCCTCATCCATCTGCACCCCTACACTGCTGGAAGATTTTATACGAATGGAATTCACCTCATACTGTTGCCCAAATGAGCCATCCCCAGCAGTCCCAAGGCATTTATGAAACAGGGGGAATTGCCGAGTGGTATGAGCAGATGTGCCAGGGTAAAAGTATTAGCTATCCCCTAGCAGCAATGCCAGAGCCGTTTCGCAGTGGACAAGCGGCTCTTGGTGTCAAAGTATTACACGTCGTCCCGATTTTTGTCGAAGGTCAGTGCTGGGGAGCATTTGGTTTTGATGACTGTCGAGAGGAAAAGCGGCGGGGATTGGCTGAACTAGCCTTACTCAAAACTGTAGCCGCTTGTATCGGTAGCGCCATTCAGCGTCAACGGATTCAGCAAACCGAACAAAAACGTACAGCCGAACTGGCAAGAGTCAATGAAGAATTGCAACAACGCGATCGCCTACTGTCTGTCGTGGCTCAAGTCACAAAAAACCTGTTAGAAACCGCAGATATTGATGTAGCAATTCCTACTGCCTTGCAAGCGATCGGCGAAGTAGCAAATATCAGTCGTGTCCAACTCCTTCTAGAACAGCAAAATCCAGCCACACAAAAATTACAGCACTGTGTCACCTATGAGTGGGTAGCTGAGGGCATTGTCCCCCAAATCAATCATCCGACGATGGCCATCATTGACAACGATGATGTCGAGATGATGCTAACAGAACTGTATGCAGGTCGTTCGATTTGGCGGACGGTTGATCACTTCCCTGATGTCATCAGAGTCCAGTTTGAGTCCCTTGATATCAAATCTTCTGGGGGTGTACCATTATTTATCGCTGGGCATTACATCGGTGCTGTCACCTTTGATGATTGTCTTGCCCCCCGGCACTGGAGTCAGCAGGAGATTGACGTACTTACCACTGCGGCTGAGGGCATTGGCGCTGCCTTGCACCGTAAACAATTAGTTGAACGCCTCATTGCCGAACGCGCCAGAACGGCGGAAGAACGAGTTGCCGAACTATCTAAGGCCAATACAGCCCTCAAAAATAGCCTTGATCGCCTAGCCGCAGACTCCGAACTAGATAGTTTTCTCAGTCACGTCATCCTCGAAATCAAACGTCAACTGAATGCCGAGCGATCGCATCTCTTCCTTTACGATCCTACCACCCATACGCTGCGTTTACATTTGGGTTCAGAGAAAGATCAGGTACTACCCAAAGATCAGCTACAAAATATTGAACCATTTCTAGAACCAATTCCCGCAGATATTACTAAGGGTTGGGAAATCTTGGTACAAACAAAACAACCACTAGAATTTCCCATTTGGGACAATGCCCATCCCGAACACTGGCCACAAGCTTTAGTCTGGCATCGCCAACAAGGACATCAGACAGCGATGTGCATCCCTCTGATGCTGGGTGATACCGCTATAGGCTTTTTGGGATTGGCATTCACCCAAAAAGCCACCTTGAACCCAGAAGAATTTGAACTGGCACAAGCCTTAGCACATCAAGCAACACTGGCAATTCAATTAACCCAGTTAGCAGAACAAGCAAAACAAGCCGCTATCCTCAAAGAACAAGAAAAAGCTGCAAAAAAGCAGATTGCTGAACTTGTCAGAGCCAATGAATCACTACGAGGCTGTGTTAATCGCCTAGCAGATGAACCCAACTTAGAAACATTTTGGGAACATATTCTTCTAGAAGCCTCTGCCCAATCCAAATCCTATGCAGCAGCCTTGTTTCTCTACGATGAATCTACCAATACAAAGCTGATGAAACGATATGTGCGACAAGGACAGGTGCTTCCCATCAAAACTACTCCCGAACTAGAACCATTTCGAGTACCGATTAAGGGCAGTATTGTGTCAGTCTGGAAAGCAGCCCTCTTTCGAGGTGAGGCAATTTTCTTTAATTTGGATCATTGGCGCGAACAAGAGGTTGACTACGGAGTGAGATGGCATCGTCGTCAAGGACATCGTTCTATTGTCCGCGTGCCTTTGATTTTGGGTTCTCGCCCCTTGGGATTTATTGGTTTGTGTTTCCGAGAACCCAGGACGAGCTTACCGCAAAACATCGAATTAATCATGGCCTTGGCACAGCAAGCAACCTTAGCACTTCATTTAACCCATTTAGCCGAAAATAGTCGTCAAGCTGCGATTTTAGAAGAACGTAACCGCATGGCACGAGAAATTCATGATACCCTAGCCCAAGCTTTCACTGGTGTGATTGTGCAGTTGGGTGCGGCTCTGCGGATCGTGCCTAATGAATTGGCAGAGGTGCAAGCACACATCACCCAGGCGCGGGATCTCGCTCGTGAAGGTTTATCAGAAGCACGGCGTTCTGTCAATGCTTTGCGTCCACAAATTTTAGAAACTAGCAATTTGTCTAAAGCTTTGAACCGCCTAGCGGCTCAAATGTCTGCATCAATTGATACACAGACAATCTGTAATGTCATTGGTCAGGTATATCCCTTATCAGTGGAGATAGAGAATAACTTGCTGCGTATTGGGCAAGAAGCCTTGACAAACGCGATCAAACACGCATCTGCTAGAGAAATTAAGCTGGAACTGGTGTATGAACCGACACAATTGCTCATGCAAATCAAAGATAACGGAGAGGGATTTGATCCAGATAGTTTGTCGATTGTCAAAGGTTTTGGCTTGATTGGCATCAAAGAACGTTGCGATCGCATCGGCGCACACTTGACAATCCAAAGTATCCCAGGACAGGGAACGGAAATCACAATCTTAATCAACCGCATCTAA
- the sufR gene encoding iron-sulfur cluster biosynthesis transcriptional regulator SufR, with protein sequence MATTQQSSTKQEILEYLLKHSQATAFDLATILEVSPQAIRRHLKDLEAEEFVVYNNTVQGGMGRPQHVYQLSRQGRHRLQNTASDRHGDFAVSLLDTLAETVGHDQFTSILQKQWERKAQEYRDRLGNGSLQERVANLVKLRKSEGFMAEYHPVDPDSTEAERFIFMEHNCAIANVAESFPSICGHELEMFAAVLPDCTVERTQWLINGEHRCCYLMQARK encoded by the coding sequence ATGGCGACTACCCAGCAGTCCTCGACTAAGCAAGAGATTTTAGAGTATCTCTTAAAACATTCACAGGCAACAGCCTTTGACCTAGCTACTATTTTAGAAGTCAGTCCCCAAGCCATCCGCCGCCATCTTAAGGATTTGGAGGCGGAGGAATTTGTGGTATATAACAATACTGTGCAAGGGGGGATGGGGCGACCACAGCACGTCTATCAATTAAGTCGCCAAGGACGGCATCGCCTACAGAATACAGCCAGCGATCGCCACGGTGATTTTGCTGTTTCCCTACTAGACACTTTAGCCGAAACCGTGGGACACGATCAATTTACATCTATTTTACAAAAACAGTGGGAGCGCAAAGCTCAAGAATACCGCGATCGCCTCGGCAACGGTTCACTCCAAGAACGGGTAGCCAATCTAGTAAAACTGCGAAAATCGGAAGGTTTCATGGCAGAATATCACCCTGTAGATCCCGACTCCACCGAGGCAGAACGGTTTATCTTTATGGAGCATAACTGTGCTATTGCCAATGTAGCTGAGTCCTTCCCCAGCATTTGCGGTCATGAATTAGAAATGTTTGCCGCCGTCTTACCAGATTGTACCGTCGAGCGTACCCAATGGTTAATCAACGGCGAACATCGTTGCTGTTATTTAATGCAAGCGCGCAAATAG
- the sufC gene encoding Fe-S cluster assembly ATPase SufC has protein sequence MIIENSPVVLSVKNLTAEVDGTPILKGVNLEVRYGEVHAIMGPNGSGKSTFSKVLAGHPAYRVTGGEVIFQGEDLLALSPEERARTGVFLAFQYPLEIPGVSNLDFLRVAYNSRRKAQGLEEIDAFDFDDLIEERLEVVKMNAAFLNRSVNEGFSGGEKKRNEILQMALLEPKLAILDETDSGLDIDALKIVAHGVNQLTSSENATIMITHYQRLLDYIIPDFVHVMARGQIITSGGKELALELESRGYDWLLEDAALEVGV, from the coding sequence ATGATTATTGAAAATAGTCCGGTTGTGTTGTCAGTGAAAAATCTGACGGCGGAAGTTGATGGTACGCCAATTCTCAAGGGTGTGAATCTTGAGGTGCGCTACGGTGAAGTTCATGCGATTATGGGGCCGAATGGTTCTGGGAAGAGTACGTTCTCTAAGGTGTTGGCGGGACATCCGGCTTATAGGGTGACTGGTGGTGAGGTGATTTTCCAGGGTGAGGATTTGTTGGCGTTGTCACCAGAGGAACGGGCTAGAACTGGTGTGTTTTTGGCGTTTCAATATCCTTTAGAAATTCCTGGTGTGAGTAATTTGGATTTTTTGCGGGTGGCTTATAATTCTCGTCGCAAAGCGCAAGGTTTGGAAGAAATTGACGCTTTTGATTTTGATGATTTGATTGAGGAAAGGTTGGAAGTGGTGAAGATGAACGCTGCTTTCCTCAACCGGAGTGTGAATGAAGGGTTCTCTGGTGGTGAGAAGAAGCGCAACGAGATTTTGCAAATGGCACTGCTGGAACCGAAGTTGGCAATTTTGGATGAGACAGATTCTGGTTTAGATATTGATGCCCTGAAGATTGTAGCTCATGGGGTGAATCAACTGACTAGTTCTGAGAATGCCACGATTATGATTACTCACTACCAACGGTTACTTGATTATATTATCCCCGACTTTGTTCATGTGATGGCACGGGGGCAAATCATTACTAGTGGTGGTAAGGAATTGGCACTAGAGTTGGAATCTCGCGGTTATGACTGGCTGTTAGAAGATGCGGCGCTTGAGGTGGGTGTGTAA
- a CDS encoding DsbA family protein translates to MSQTNDGNRLITPISERDHTQGATNAPVVLVEYGNYQCPHSGEAHRIIQQIQKKLDHQIYFAFRHFPQPQIYPQSQKAAEAAEIAAAQGKFWQMHDTLFKYQKTLGNGYLVEYAHQLGLNIPQFLRDMKNHIYADRVAENFQCGVRSGVSSTPAFFINSYRYENHCDVESLLEALIKAGNLPNCKA, encoded by the coding sequence ATGAGTCAGACTAATGATGGTAACAGATTAATTACACCGATTTCTGAACGCGATCATACTCAAGGTGCGACGAATGCACCTGTAGTATTGGTTGAGTATGGCAATTATCAATGCCCTCACAGTGGCGAAGCTCACAGGATTATCCAACAAATTCAAAAAAAACTAGATCATCAAATATACTTTGCCTTTCGGCATTTTCCCCAACCGCAAATTTATCCCCAATCTCAGAAAGCTGCCGAAGCTGCGGAAATAGCTGCGGCTCAAGGTAAGTTTTGGCAAATGCACGATACTCTGTTCAAGTATCAAAAAACGCTGGGTAACGGTTATTTGGTAGAGTACGCCCATCAATTAGGACTCAACATTCCCCAATTCCTGCGAGATATGAAAAATCACATCTATGCTGATCGAGTAGCTGAAAACTTTCAATGTGGTGTGCGTAGTGGTGTTAGTAGTACACCTGCGTTTTTCATCAACAGTTATCGCTATGAAAATCACTGCGATGTGGAAAGCCTTTTAGAAGCCCTGATTAAAGCGGGAAATCTCCCCAACTGTAAGGCTTAA